In Felis catus isolate Fca126 chromosome E1, F.catus_Fca126_mat1.0, whole genome shotgun sequence, the following proteins share a genomic window:
- the MLX gene encoding max-like protein X isoform X2, with product MRGPCPALRLSFVGWWVWVTWKCLASSSRQGARPLAGFRFGGSEMTEPVASPDDPWVKVEYAYSDNSLDPGLFVESTRKGSVVSRANSIGSTSASSVPNTDDEDSDYHQESYKESYKDRRRRAHTQAEQKRRDAIKRGYDDLQTIVPTCQQQDFSIGSQKLSKAIVLQKTIDYIQFLHKEKKKQEEEVSMLRKDVTALKIMKVNYEQIVKAHQDNPHEGEDQVSDQVKFNVFQGIMDSLFQSFNASISVASFQELSACVFSWIEEHCKPQTLREIVIGVLHQLKNQLY from the exons ATGCGCGGGCCGTGCCCCGCCCTCCGCCTCTCGTTCGTGGGTTGGTGGGTTTGGGTCACGTGGAAGTGCCTCGCCTCTTCCTCGCGGCAGGGGGCCCGCCCGCTGGCTGGTTTCCGGTTCGGTGGGTCGGAGATGACGGAGCCGGTCGCCTCTCCGGACGACCCCTGGGTCAAG GTGGAGTATGCCTACAGTGACAACAGCCTGGACCCCG GGCTTTTTGTAGAAAGTACCCGAAAGGGGAGTGTAGTGTCCAGAGCTAATAGCATCGGTTCCACCAGTGCCTCTTCTGTCCCCAATACAG ATGACGAGGACAGTGATTACCACCAGGAGTCCTACAAGGAGTCCTACAAGGACCGGCGGCGGCGAGCACATACTCAGGCTGAGCAGAAGAGGAGAGACGCCATCAAG AGAGGCTATGATGACCTCCAGACCATCGTCCCCACCTGCCAGCAGCAGGACTTCTCCATTGGCTCCCAAAAGCTCAGCAAAGCCATCGTTCTACAGAAGA CTATTGACTACATCCAGTTTTTgcacaaggagaagaaaaagcaggaggaggaggtgtCCATGCTACGCAAGGACGTCACGGCCCTAAAGATCATGAAAGT GAACTATGAGCAGATTGTGAAGGCACACCAGGACAACCCCCATGAGGGAGAAGACCAGGTCTCTGACCAAGTCAAGTTCAATGTGTTTCAAGGCATCATGGACTCACTGTTCCAGTCCTTCAATGCCTCTATCTCCGTGGCCAGTTTCCAGGAGCTGTCAGCCTGTGTCTTCAGCTGGATTGAGGAGCACTGTAAGCCTCAG ACCCTACGGGAGATTGTGATTGGCGTCTTGCACCAATTGAAGAACCAGCTGTACTGA
- the COASY gene encoding bifunctional coenzyme A synthase isoform X2: MAVFRSGLLVLTTPLASLAPRLAPILSSAARLVNHTLYVHLQPGMSLGGPAQPQSSLVQATFEVLDFITHLYAGADVHRHLDVRVLLTNIGAKSAFLPPLPSSVQNLAHPPEVVLTDFQTLDGSQYNPVKQQLERYATSCYSCCPQLASVLLYPDYGPGELSVESLDVPLPSTIRPASPVARSPKQPVRGYHRGAVGGTFDRLHNAHKVLLSVACILAQEQLVVGVADKDLLKSKLLPELLQPYTERVEHLSEFLVDIKPSLTFDITPLLDPYGPAGSNPSLEFLVVSEETYRGGMAVNRFRLENGLEELALYQIQLLKDPNHTDNEEDKVSSSTFRQRMLGKLLRPPYRPELPTQLYVIGLTGISGSGKSSVAQQLKGLGAFVIDSDHLGHRAYAPGGPAYQPVVEAFGADILHKDGIINRKVLGSRVFGNKKQLKILTDIVWPIIAKLAREEMNQAVAEGKHVCVIDAALLLEAGWQNMVHEVWTVVIPETEAIRRIVERDGLSEAAAQSRLQSQMSGQQLVDQSHVVLSTLWEPRVTQCQVEKAWALLQKRISQTP, translated from the exons ATGGCCGTATTCCGGTCGGGCCTCCTGGTGCTGACGACGCCGCTCGCCTCCCTGGCCCCTCGCCTGGCCCCCATCCTGAGCTCGGCGGCCCGGCTGGTGAATCACACGCTCTACGTACACCTGCAGCCGGGCATGAGCCTGGGGGGCCCGGCCCAGCCCCAGTCCAGCCTCGTGCAGGCCACGTTTGAGGTCCTGGATTTCATCACGCACCTCTACGCTGGCGCCGATGTCCACAGGCACCTGGATGTCAGAGTTCTGCTGACCAATATAGGAGCCAAGAGcgcctttctccctccccttcccagctcagTCCAGAACCTGGCCCACCCACCGGAAGTGGTGCTGACTGACTTCCAGACACTGGATGGGAGCCAGTACAACCCGGTCAAACAACAGCTAGAGCGTTATGCCACCAGCTGCTACAGTTGTTGTCCCCAGCTGGCTTCGGTGCTGCTATACCCCGATTATGGGCCCGGAGAGCTGTCTGTGGAGTCCCTGGATGTCCCCTTACCCTCCACCATCAGGCCAGCCTCTCCCGTGGCCAGGTCTCCAAAGCAGCCAGTGCGTGGCTACCACCGTGGGGCTGTGGGTGGCACGTTTGACCGCCTGCACAATGCCCACAAGGTGTTGCTCAGTGTCGCGTGCATCCTGGCCCAGGAGCAGCTTGTGGTGGGAGTAGCGGACAAAGACCTGTTGAAGA GCAAATTGCTCCCTGAGCTGCTCCAACCCTACACAGAACGCGTGGAACATCTGAGTGAGTTCCTGGTGGACATCAAGCCCTCCTTGACTTTTGATATCACCCCCCTGCTGGATCCCTATGGGCCCGCTGGCTCTAACCCCTCCTTGGAGTTCCTGGTGGTCAGCGAGGAGACCTATCGTGGGGGGATGGCCGTCAACCGCTTCCGTCTTGAGAAT GGTCTGGAGGAGCTTGCCTTGTACCAGATCCAGCTGCTGAAGGACCCAAACCATACAGACAATGAAGAGGACAAAGTCAGTTCCTCCACCTTCCGCCAGCGAATGCTGGGAAAGCTGCTTCGGCCTCCATAT AGGCCCGAACTCCCCACACAGCTCTACGTGATTGGACTGACGGGCATCAGTGGCTCTGGGAAGAGCTCAGTAGCTCAGCAGCTTAAGGGCCTGGGGGCGTTTGTCATCGACAGTGACCACCTGGGCCATCGGGCCTACGCCCCAGGGGGTCCTGCCTACCAGCCTGTTGTGGAAGCCTTTGGAGCAG ATATTCTCCATAAAGATGGCATTATCAACAGGAAGGTCCTAGGCAGCCGGGTGTTTGGGAACAAG AAGCAGCTGAAGATACTCACGGATATTGTGTGGCCAATTATCGCAAAACTGGCTCGAGAGGAGATGAACCAGGCTGTGGCTGAGG GAAAACATGTGTGCGTGATTGATGCCGCCCTGCTGCTTGAAGCCGGCTGGCAGAACATGGTGCATGAGGTGTGGACCGTTGTCATCCCTGAGACTGAG GCTATACGACGCATTGTGGAGAGGGATGGCCTGAGTGAAGCTGCAGCTCAGAGCCGGTTGCAGAGCCAGATGAGTGGGCAACAGCTCGTGGACCAGAGCCACGTGGTGCTGAGCACCCTATGGGAACCGCGTGTTACGCAATGCCAG GTGGAGAAAGCTTGGGCTCTCTTGCAGAAGCGCATCTCCCAGACGCCGTAA
- the MLX gene encoding max-like protein X isoform X1: MRGPCPALRLSFVGWWVWVTWKCLASSSRQGARPLAGFRFGGSEMTEPVASPDDPWVKASPAGAHAGEGRAGWAHARGGSRRLGDSLQSPKVPPPSGPRGCREDSPHPARAKVEYAYSDNSLDPGLFVESTRKGSVVSRANSIGSTSASSVPNTDDEDSDYHQESYKESYKDRRRRAHTQAEQKRRDAIKRGYDDLQTIVPTCQQQDFSIGSQKLSKAIVLQKTIDYIQFLHKEKKKQEEEVSMLRKDVTALKIMKVNYEQIVKAHQDNPHEGEDQVSDQVKFNVFQGIMDSLFQSFNASISVASFQELSACVFSWIEEHCKPQTLREIVIGVLHQLKNQLY, translated from the exons ATGCGCGGGCCGTGCCCCGCCCTCCGCCTCTCGTTCGTGGGTTGGTGGGTTTGGGTCACGTGGAAGTGCCTCGCCTCTTCCTCGCGGCAGGGGGCCCGCCCGCTGGCTGGTTTCCGGTTCGGTGGGTCGGAGATGACGGAGCCGGTCGCCTCTCCGGACGACCCCTGGGTCAAGGCAAGCCCCGCGGGCGCGCACGCCGGCGAGGGGAGGGCGGGTTGGGCTCATGCACGTGGGGGGTCCCGAAGACTAGGGGATTCCCTGCAGTCCCCAAAGGTCCCCCCGCCCTCCGGGCCCCGGGGCTGCAGAGAAGACAGCCCTCACCCTGCGCGTGCCAAG GTGGAGTATGCCTACAGTGACAACAGCCTGGACCCCG GGCTTTTTGTAGAAAGTACCCGAAAGGGGAGTGTAGTGTCCAGAGCTAATAGCATCGGTTCCACCAGTGCCTCTTCTGTCCCCAATACAG ATGACGAGGACAGTGATTACCACCAGGAGTCCTACAAGGAGTCCTACAAGGACCGGCGGCGGCGAGCACATACTCAGGCTGAGCAGAAGAGGAGAGACGCCATCAAG AGAGGCTATGATGACCTCCAGACCATCGTCCCCACCTGCCAGCAGCAGGACTTCTCCATTGGCTCCCAAAAGCTCAGCAAAGCCATCGTTCTACAGAAGA CTATTGACTACATCCAGTTTTTgcacaaggagaagaaaaagcaggaggaggaggtgtCCATGCTACGCAAGGACGTCACGGCCCTAAAGATCATGAAAGT GAACTATGAGCAGATTGTGAAGGCACACCAGGACAACCCCCATGAGGGAGAAGACCAGGTCTCTGACCAAGTCAAGTTCAATGTGTTTCAAGGCATCATGGACTCACTGTTCCAGTCCTTCAATGCCTCTATCTCCGTGGCCAGTTTCCAGGAGCTGTCAGCCTGTGTCTTCAGCTGGATTGAGGAGCACTGTAAGCCTCAG ACCCTACGGGAGATTGTGATTGGCGTCTTGCACCAATTGAAGAACCAGCTGTACTGA
- the COASY gene encoding bifunctional coenzyme A synthase isoform X1, whose translation MAVFRSGLLVLTTPLASLAPRLAPILSSAARLVNHTLYVHLQPGMSLGGPAQPQSSLVQATFEVLDFITHLYAGADVHRHLDVRVLLTNIGAKSAFLPPLPSSVQNLAHPPEVVLTDFQTLDGSQYNPVKQQLERYATSCYSCCPQLASVLLYPDYGPGELSVESLDVPLPSTIRPASPVARSPKQPVRGYHRGAVGGTFDRLHNAHKVLLSVACILAQEQLVVGVADKDLLKSKLLPELLQPYTERVEHLSEFLVDIKPSLTFDITPLLDPYGPAGSNPSLEFLVVSEETYRGGMAVNRFRLENGLEELALYQIQLLKDPNHTDNEEDKVSSSTFRQRMLGKLLRPPYKRPELPTQLYVIGLTGISGSGKSSVAQQLKGLGAFVIDSDHLGHRAYAPGGPAYQPVVEAFGADILHKDGIINRKVLGSRVFGNKKQLKILTDIVWPIIAKLAREEMNQAVAEGKHVCVIDAALLLEAGWQNMVHEVWTVVIPETEAIRRIVERDGLSEAAAQSRLQSQMSGQQLVDQSHVVLSTLWEPRVTQCQVEKAWALLQKRISQTP comes from the exons ATGGCCGTATTCCGGTCGGGCCTCCTGGTGCTGACGACGCCGCTCGCCTCCCTGGCCCCTCGCCTGGCCCCCATCCTGAGCTCGGCGGCCCGGCTGGTGAATCACACGCTCTACGTACACCTGCAGCCGGGCATGAGCCTGGGGGGCCCGGCCCAGCCCCAGTCCAGCCTCGTGCAGGCCACGTTTGAGGTCCTGGATTTCATCACGCACCTCTACGCTGGCGCCGATGTCCACAGGCACCTGGATGTCAGAGTTCTGCTGACCAATATAGGAGCCAAGAGcgcctttctccctccccttcccagctcagTCCAGAACCTGGCCCACCCACCGGAAGTGGTGCTGACTGACTTCCAGACACTGGATGGGAGCCAGTACAACCCGGTCAAACAACAGCTAGAGCGTTATGCCACCAGCTGCTACAGTTGTTGTCCCCAGCTGGCTTCGGTGCTGCTATACCCCGATTATGGGCCCGGAGAGCTGTCTGTGGAGTCCCTGGATGTCCCCTTACCCTCCACCATCAGGCCAGCCTCTCCCGTGGCCAGGTCTCCAAAGCAGCCAGTGCGTGGCTACCACCGTGGGGCTGTGGGTGGCACGTTTGACCGCCTGCACAATGCCCACAAGGTGTTGCTCAGTGTCGCGTGCATCCTGGCCCAGGAGCAGCTTGTGGTGGGAGTAGCGGACAAAGACCTGTTGAAGA GCAAATTGCTCCCTGAGCTGCTCCAACCCTACACAGAACGCGTGGAACATCTGAGTGAGTTCCTGGTGGACATCAAGCCCTCCTTGACTTTTGATATCACCCCCCTGCTGGATCCCTATGGGCCCGCTGGCTCTAACCCCTCCTTGGAGTTCCTGGTGGTCAGCGAGGAGACCTATCGTGGGGGGATGGCCGTCAACCGCTTCCGTCTTGAGAAT GGTCTGGAGGAGCTTGCCTTGTACCAGATCCAGCTGCTGAAGGACCCAAACCATACAGACAATGAAGAGGACAAAGTCAGTTCCTCCACCTTCCGCCAGCGAATGCTGGGAAAGCTGCTTCGGCCTCCATAT AAGAGGCCCGAACTCCCCACACAGCTCTACGTGATTGGACTGACGGGCATCAGTGGCTCTGGGAAGAGCTCAGTAGCTCAGCAGCTTAAGGGCCTGGGGGCGTTTGTCATCGACAGTGACCACCTGGGCCATCGGGCCTACGCCCCAGGGGGTCCTGCCTACCAGCCTGTTGTGGAAGCCTTTGGAGCAG ATATTCTCCATAAAGATGGCATTATCAACAGGAAGGTCCTAGGCAGCCGGGTGTTTGGGAACAAG AAGCAGCTGAAGATACTCACGGATATTGTGTGGCCAATTATCGCAAAACTGGCTCGAGAGGAGATGAACCAGGCTGTGGCTGAGG GAAAACATGTGTGCGTGATTGATGCCGCCCTGCTGCTTGAAGCCGGCTGGCAGAACATGGTGCATGAGGTGTGGACCGTTGTCATCCCTGAGACTGAG GCTATACGACGCATTGTGGAGAGGGATGGCCTGAGTGAAGCTGCAGCTCAGAGCCGGTTGCAGAGCCAGATGAGTGGGCAACAGCTCGTGGACCAGAGCCACGTGGTGCTGAGCACCCTATGGGAACCGCGTGTTACGCAATGCCAG GTGGAGAAAGCTTGGGCTCTCTTGCAGAAGCGCATCTCCCAGACGCCGTAA
- the MLX gene encoding max-like protein X isoform X3, whose amino-acid sequence MRGPCPALRLSFVGWWVWVTWKCLASSSRQGARPLAGFRFGGSEMTEPVASPDDPWVKVEYAYSDNSLDPGLFVESTRKGSVVSRANSIGSTSASSVPNTDDEDSDYHQESYKESYKDRRRRAHTQAEQKRRDAIKRGYDDLQTIVPTCQQQDFSIGSQKLSKAIVLQKTIDYIQFLHKEKKKQEEEVSMLRKDVTALKIMKVNYEQIVKAHQDNPHEGEDQVSDQVKFNVFQGIMDSLFQSFNASISVASFQELSACVFSWIEEHCKPQAGI is encoded by the exons ATGCGCGGGCCGTGCCCCGCCCTCCGCCTCTCGTTCGTGGGTTGGTGGGTTTGGGTCACGTGGAAGTGCCTCGCCTCTTCCTCGCGGCAGGGGGCCCGCCCGCTGGCTGGTTTCCGGTTCGGTGGGTCGGAGATGACGGAGCCGGTCGCCTCTCCGGACGACCCCTGGGTCAAG GTGGAGTATGCCTACAGTGACAACAGCCTGGACCCCG GGCTTTTTGTAGAAAGTACCCGAAAGGGGAGTGTAGTGTCCAGAGCTAATAGCATCGGTTCCACCAGTGCCTCTTCTGTCCCCAATACAG ATGACGAGGACAGTGATTACCACCAGGAGTCCTACAAGGAGTCCTACAAGGACCGGCGGCGGCGAGCACATACTCAGGCTGAGCAGAAGAGGAGAGACGCCATCAAG AGAGGCTATGATGACCTCCAGACCATCGTCCCCACCTGCCAGCAGCAGGACTTCTCCATTGGCTCCCAAAAGCTCAGCAAAGCCATCGTTCTACAGAAGA CTATTGACTACATCCAGTTTTTgcacaaggagaagaaaaagcaggaggaggaggtgtCCATGCTACGCAAGGACGTCACGGCCCTAAAGATCATGAAAGT GAACTATGAGCAGATTGTGAAGGCACACCAGGACAACCCCCATGAGGGAGAAGACCAGGTCTCTGACCAAGTCAAGTTCAATGTGTTTCAAGGCATCATGGACTCACTGTTCCAGTCCTTCAATGCCTCTATCTCCGTGGCCAGTTTCCAGGAGCTGTCAGCCTGTGTCTTCAGCTGGATTGAGGAGCACTGTAAGCCTCAG GCAGGTATCTGA
- the PSMC3IP gene encoding homologous-pairing protein 2 homolog: MSKGRAEAAAGAPGILLRYLQEQNRPYSAQDVFGNLQREHGLGKAAVVKALEQLAQQGKIKEKMYGKQKIYFADQDQFDMVSDADLQSLDTKIVALTAKVQSLQQSCRHMEAELKELTSALTTPEMQKEIQELKKECAGYRERLKNIKAATNHVTPEEKEQVYRERQKYCKEWRKRKRMATELSDAILEGYPKSKKQFFEEVGIETDEDYNVKLPDP, encoded by the exons ATGAGTAAAGGCCGGGCCGAGGCTGCGGCGGGAG CCCCCGGGATTCTCCTGAGATACCTGCAGGAGCAGAACCGGCCCTACAGCGCCCAGGACGTGTTCGGGAACCTGCAGCGGGAACATGGACTGGGCAAGGCG GCGGTGGTGAAGGCGCTGGAGCAGCTGGCCCAACAAGGCAAAATCAAAGAGAAGATGTACGGCAAGCAGAAGATCTATTTTGCGGACCAG GACCAGTTCGACATGGTGAGTGACGCTGACCTCCAAAGCCTGGACACCAAAATCGTGGCCCTCACTGCCAAGGTGCAGAGCCTCCAGCAGAGCTGCCGCCACATGGAGGCCG AGCTGAAGGAGTTAACTAGTGCCCTGACCACACCGGAGATGCAGAAAGAGATCCAGGAGTTGAAGAAGGAATGTGCTGGCTacagagagagactgaagaacatcAAAGCAGCCACCAACCATGTGACtccagaagagaaagagcag GTgtacagagagaggcagaagtaCTGCAAGGAATGGAGGAAGCGGAAGAGGATG GCAACAGAACTGTCTGATGCGATCCTTGAAGGATACCCCAAGAGCAAGAAGCAGTTCTTT GAGGAAGTTGGGATAGAGACTGATGAAGATTACAACGTGAAGCTCCCAGACCCTTGA
- the MLX gene encoding max-like protein X isoform X4 has translation MRGPCPALRLSFVGWWVWVTWKCLASSSRQGARPLAGFRFGGSEMTEPVASPDDPWVKVEYAYSDNSLDPDDEDSDYHQESYKESYKDRRRRAHTQAEQKRRDAIKRGYDDLQTIVPTCQQQDFSIGSQKLSKAIVLQKTIDYIQFLHKEKKKQEEEVSMLRKDVTALKIMKVNYEQIVKAHQDNPHEGEDQVSDQVKFNVFQGIMDSLFQSFNASISVASFQELSACVFSWIEEHCKPQTLREIVIGVLHQLKNQLY, from the exons ATGCGCGGGCCGTGCCCCGCCCTCCGCCTCTCGTTCGTGGGTTGGTGGGTTTGGGTCACGTGGAAGTGCCTCGCCTCTTCCTCGCGGCAGGGGGCCCGCCCGCTGGCTGGTTTCCGGTTCGGTGGGTCGGAGATGACGGAGCCGGTCGCCTCTCCGGACGACCCCTGGGTCAAG GTGGAGTATGCCTACAGTGACAACAGCCTGGACCCCG ATGACGAGGACAGTGATTACCACCAGGAGTCCTACAAGGAGTCCTACAAGGACCGGCGGCGGCGAGCACATACTCAGGCTGAGCAGAAGAGGAGAGACGCCATCAAG AGAGGCTATGATGACCTCCAGACCATCGTCCCCACCTGCCAGCAGCAGGACTTCTCCATTGGCTCCCAAAAGCTCAGCAAAGCCATCGTTCTACAGAAGA CTATTGACTACATCCAGTTTTTgcacaaggagaagaaaaagcaggaggaggaggtgtCCATGCTACGCAAGGACGTCACGGCCCTAAAGATCATGAAAGT GAACTATGAGCAGATTGTGAAGGCACACCAGGACAACCCCCATGAGGGAGAAGACCAGGTCTCTGACCAAGTCAAGTTCAATGTGTTTCAAGGCATCATGGACTCACTGTTCCAGTCCTTCAATGCCTCTATCTCCGTGGCCAGTTTCCAGGAGCTGTCAGCCTGTGTCTTCAGCTGGATTGAGGAGCACTGTAAGCCTCAG ACCCTACGGGAGATTGTGATTGGCGTCTTGCACCAATTGAAGAACCAGCTGTACTGA